The sequence GCGCTCCCGCTGGTCCGGCGGGCGCAGGCCGTCGAACTCGCCGGCCAGGCCGAACCGGGTGCCGTACAGTTCGCCGGTGGTGGGGTCCACGGTCGAGCCGACCGCGTTCACCACGGCCAGCGCGCCGACCGTCACGCCCGCCACGACCGCGCTGGCCGAGCCGATGCCGCCCTTGATTCCGCCGGCCACCGCCCCGGTGCCCGCCCCGATCGTGCCCAGCGCGACCGGGTCGTCGGTCGCGGCGTCGTAGGCGGCGGCGCCGAAGGCCGGGCCCGGGGTGGCTCGGAAGTCGCCGCCGCGTCCGAGGTCGAACAGGACCGCTGCGGGAACGATCGGTACCACCTGGCCGGGCTCGGTGCCCACGGGGAAACCGATCCCGGCGTCCGCCAGGCGGTCCATGACGCCGGCGACGGCGGCCAATCCGTAGGCGCTGCCTCCGCCGAGCACGATGGCGTGCACCCGTTCGACGAGGTTGCGCGGATCGAGCACGTCGGTCTCGTGGGTGCCCGGGCCGCCGCCACGGACGTCGACTCCCGCGACCGCGCCGCCGGGTGGTGCGACCACGACGGTTGTGCCGGTGAGCCAGCCGTCGCCGATGCGCTGATGGTGCCCGACGCGGAGACCGGCGACGTCGGTCAGGGTGTTGCTCGGCCCGGGTCGAACCGGTGAGGTCACCGCGTACCGGCCAGGTGGGGTGCGTGCAGGAAGCGGCGGGCCGCCTCGGCGTAGACCCTGGTGCACTGGGCGAT comes from Micromonospora viridifaciens and encodes:
- a CDS encoding P1 family peptidase; the protein is MTSPVRPGPSNTLTDVAGLRVGHHQRIGDGWLTGTTVVVAPPGGAVAGVDVRGGGPGTHETDVLDPRNLVERVHAIVLGGGSAYGLAAVAGVMDRLADAGIGFPVGTEPGQVVPIVPAAVLFDLGRGGDFRATPGPAFGAAAYDAATDDPVALGTIGAGTGAVAGGIKGGIGSASAVVAGVTVGALAVVNAVGSTVDPTTGELYGTRFGLAGEFDGLRPPDQRERTAALEAAQAPAAAAGRGVAESFHTTIGVLATDATLTKAQCQKLAGIGHDGMARAIRPVHSMFDGDTVFALASCAGPSLDPPAFNAVLAAAADAFTRAVAHGILAADSVGRHHAYADLCPSAVQQWRRR